The following proteins are co-located in the Procambarus clarkii isolate CNS0578487 chromosome 4, FALCON_Pclarkii_2.0, whole genome shotgun sequence genome:
- the LOC123752636 gene encoding uncharacterized protein translates to MYGIHPPAYGTDPPAYGTDPPAYGPHPPAYDPMERLPHINDRYTSIRGSHQQQEHISDRYTSIRGSHQQQEHISDRYTSIRGSHQQQEHISDRYTSIRGSHQQQEHISDRYTSIRGSHQQQEYISDRYTSIRGSHQQQEHISNRYTSIRGSHQQQEHISDRYTSIRGSHQQQEHISDRYTSIRGSHQQQEHISDRYTSIRGSHQQQEHISNRYTSIRGSHQQQEHISNRYTSIRGSHQQQEHISNRYTSIRGSHQQQEHISDRYTSIRGSHQQQEHISNRYTSIRGSHQQQEHISDRYTSIRGSHQQQEHISNRYTSIRGSHQQQEHISDRYTSIRGSHQQQEHISNRYTSIRGSHQQQEHISNRYTSIRGSHQQQEHISDRYTSIRGSHQQQEHISNRYTSIRGSHQQQEHISDRGKQVPIKQHGDREHLSTIKKYLSSIQGYLSSIKEFLSNINEYLSSIKEYLSSIKEYLSTIKEYLSSIKEYLSSIKEYLSSIKEYPSSIKKYLSSIKEYL, encoded by the exons ATGTATGGTATTCATCCACCAGCGTATGGTACTGATCCACCAGCGTATGGTACTGATCCACCAGCATATGGTCCTCATCCACCAGCATATG ATCCAATGGAGCGGCTGCCACACATCAATGACAGGTACACATCAATAAGAGGGTCTCATCAACAACAGGAACACATCAGTGACAGGTACACATCAATAAGAGGGTCTCATCAACAACAGGAACACATCAGTGACAGGTACACATCAATAAGAGGGTCTCATCAACAACAGGAACACATCAGTGACAG GTACACATCAATAAGAGGGTCTCATCAACAACAGGAACACATCAGTGACAGGTACACATCAATAAGAGGGTCTCATCAACAACAGGAATACATCAGTGACAGGTACACATCAATAAGAGGGTCTCATCAACAACAGGAACACATCAGTAACAGGTACACATCAATAAGAGGGTCTCATCAACAACAGGAACACATCAGTGACAGGTACACATCAATAAGAGGGTCTCATCAACAACAGGAACACATCAGTGACAGGTACACATCAATAAGAGGGTCTCATCAACAACAGGAACACATCAGTGACAGGTACACATCAATAAGAGGGTCTCATCAACAACAGGAACACATCAGTAACAGGTACACATCAATAAGAGGGtctcatcaacaacaagaacACATCAGTAACAGGTACACATCAATAAGAGGGtctcatcaacaacaagaacACATCAGTAACAGGTACACATCAATAAGAGGGTCTCATCAACAACAGGAACACATCAGTGACAGGTACACATCAATAAGAGGGtctcatcaacaacaagaacACATCAGTAACAGGTACACATCAATAAGAGGGTCTCATCAACAACAGGAACACATCAGTGACAGGTACACATCAATAAGAGGGtctcatcaacaacaagaacACATCAGTAACAGGTACACATCAATAAGAGGGTCTCATCAACAACAGGAACACATCAGTGACAGGTACACATCAATAAGAGGGTCTCATCAACAACAGGAACACATCAGTAACAGGTACACATCAATAAGAGGGTCTCATCAACAACAGGAACACATCAGTAACAGGTACACATCAATAAGAGGGTCTCATCAACAACAGGAACACATCAGTGACAGGTACACATCAATAAGAGGGTCTCATCAACAACAGGAACACATCAGTAACAGGTACACATCAATAAGAGGGTCTCATCAACAACAGGAACACATCAGTGACAG AGGCAAACAAGTACCTATCAAACAGCATGGAGATAGGGAGCATCTGTCAACCATCAAGAAGTACCTGTCAAGCATCCAGGGGTACCTGTCAAGCATCAAGGAGTTCCTGTCAAACATCAATGAGTACCTGTCAAGCATCAAGGAGTACCTGTCAAGCATTAAGGAGTACCTGTCAACCATCAAGGAGTACCTGTCAAGTATCAAGGAGTACCTGTCAAGCATCAAGGAGTACCTGTCAAGCATCAAGGAATACCCGTCAAGCATCAAGAAGTACCTGTCAAGCATCAAGGAGTACCTGTAG